In the genome of Paenibacillus pabuli, the window TCGTATCTGATGCACCGGTTACGTTACCGCCTGGCTTGTCCATGTCACTCACCAATTTGGCTCCCAGCGGGTCAGTCACTGCTGCGAACAGCAAGGGCTTGTCCTTGACTTGTTGAGCCAAAGCCAATGCGGATGGTGTTGCAATCCCAAGGACCAGATCATTTTTGGAGTCGCCGGCAATCTTCTGGGCAATGGACAGGTTGTTCGTTGAATCGCCTTGCGCGTTATTGTAGTCAATCGTCAGGTTCTTGTTCTCTTCAAGACCAGCATCCTTCAGTGCTGCAATAAACCCTTCACGTGTGGCATCCAGCGACGGATGCTCGACGATCTGCGAGATCGCGATGCGATACGATTTTTCCGCAGTACCTTCACTTGTTGTGCTGCCCGACCCCTCGGTCGTTGTGTTACCGCCGCTGTTATTTCCGCAACCAGCCGCTACGATCATGGATGCAACCATCATCAGAGACATTACCAATTTCTTTTTCATGTGTGAGAACCCCTCTCCATCTTCTAAAATGTTGATACCCTCATCGTTAGTCAAATGACACGATAGAGCAGGACAAGACGAACGCTTCAACGCATTGTTGCTTTTATCGACAAAAGCAGACAAATATAGACTTTCCTCATGCGACTGAAGTCCATGACCCGTGTTGATATTTCTTTGTTTCCCTAATATTAAGGTGCGACCTGTTTCCCGTCAATGGTTGAACCGCTTCCAATTTGCATTCGTTGCAGATACGTGAGAGAAAACATTACATACAACAAAAAAAGAGACTGCCTCGACGAATCGAAACATTCCCTTTTTCTCTCAACCGTATTAATTCCCAGCCGCTTCGCGAATCTGGTACGTGCATTTTTTGCCGCCATCGGCATAACATTCAGTGCGCTCCACATCGGCCTGCAGCAATGAACGGAACAGTTCCAGTTCACAGCGGCAAGCCTGCTTATACACACTTGCTACCTGAACAATGGGGCAGTTCAGCTCGGTAAGCACATAAGTGCCATCCTCTTCCCTGGAGGCATCGGCCATATATCCGTTTGCATTCTGGATGCGCGCAAGTTCCTCGACACGTCCGGCCAGATCCTGGCCTTCCATCTGCGGCTGTCCGCTGCGAAGCAGCTTGTCCCGGCGGCTCTCAAACAATGCATCCACGACACCGCTGCCCGCCGAATCAGATAGCTCCTCCAGCAGTTCCAGGGTCAGTGATGAATATGATTTTGGAAAAAAGCTATCCCCGCGTACCGTTAGATGGTACACAGCGGATGGACGTCCAGCTGTAGCTCTGGCTTCCCGAACCTCAATCCATCCATCCTGCTCCAGTGCCGTCAGATGACGGCGAATCGCCATGCCGGTCAGACCAAGCTCAGCTGTCATTTCCCTTGCGGTCATTGTGCCTTGCTGCTTCAGCATGAACAAAATCCGTTCACGCGTCGTTCGTTCCTCTTCGCGCTTCACGATCAGCACCTGCTCTCCCTGCTTATGCGGTTACCGGTGCTGCCTCCCGGCAGGCATCCGAGCAAAAGCGGTTATGCGTCTCTTCGCAATCCTCACAGCATACATGCTGCAGGTTGCAGGTTGGACAGTTAATATAACGGTCATGTGTCGTTCCACAGTGATAACAGCTGGCAATCACGATATCTTCATCCGTCCGGTTAATGGGTACGGAAATACGCTCGTCAAATACATAACATTTACCATCAAACAAACGGCCTTGTACTTCTTCGTCCTTGCCGTAGGTCACAATTCCGCCATCAAGTTGTGCCACGTCCTGGAAACCTTCGTTAATCATGAACCCGGTCAGCTTCTCACAACGGATGCCGCCAGTACAATAGGTAATGATCTTTTTGTCCTTCATGTCACCCAGGTTCTCCCGAATCCATTCCGGGAACTCGCGGAACGACTCCACGTCCGGACGAATCGCACCTCGGAAATGACCAATTTCATATTCGTAGTCATTACGGCCGTCAATTACAATGACATCCTCCTGTTGAAGATGCTCGTAAAATTCTTTCGGGGACAACCGTTTACCGCTAATAACGTTCGGGTCCAACTCTTCGTCCACGCGGAAC includes:
- a CDS encoding helix-turn-helix transcriptional regulator; the protein is MLIVKREEERTTRERILFMLKQQGTMTAREMTAELGLTGMAIRRHLTALEQDGWIEVREARATAGRPSAVYHLTVRGDSFFPKSYSSLTLELLEELSDSAGSGVVDALFESRRDKLLRSGQPQMEGQDLAGRVEELARIQNANGYMADASREEDGTYVLTELNCPIVQVASVYKQACRCELELFRSLLQADVERTECYADGGKKCTYQIREAAGN
- a CDS encoding rhodanese-related sulfurtransferase, giving the protein MCNSAYRVLLYYKFVKIEDPETFTQEHLQYCKDLGVKGRILIASEGINGTVSGTPEQTEQYMKDMHANPLFSDMVFKIDDVEEHAFKKIFVRHKAELVTFRVDEELDPNVISGKRLSPKEFYEHLQQEDVIVIDGRNDYEYEIGHFRGAIRPDVESFREFPEWIRENLGDMKDKKIITYCTGGIRCEKLTGFMINEGFQDVAQLDGGIVTYGKDEEVQGRLFDGKCYVFDERISVPINRTDEDIVIASCYHCGTTHDRYINCPTCNLQHVCCEDCEETHNRFCSDACREAAPVTA